The window GCTGAAAAGCTCCATTTGCTGATACTGTATCGCTACGGAAACAAGTACACTTACCTGGCTTTTCGCATCATTTGTTTTTTGTGAAAGTTCTTTGGCCTTTAAAATATATTTAAGAGATTCTTCAAAATTTCTTTTAGCAACATTGGCCGTGGAAAGAAGCATATAGATCTCAATAGAGGTTTTGAGGCTATTGTCTTTTTTCAGAAGTTGTTTTCCAATGCGGATGGCCTTCTCCGGATTATCATAGATTTCCAATTTAGCTTTTTTCAACAGGGAAGCATCTGTAGTGCTTTGACCGTTTATAACAATAAAGGACAAAAGGAATAATGAGAAAATTTTTAATCTTAGTTTCATGATACTTTACTTTTACTGATTTCCTGGATGTAAGCGTTAGGAGACATTCCGGTAATAGATTTAAAAACAGTGGTAAAGGCACTATGTGAAGAAAAGCCCGAGTACTCTGCAAGATAGCTTACTTTATAGTTAAGAAAAGTAGGGTTTGTTCTTAGCAGTTGAGCAATATGATTGATCCTTAGTTTATTAATATATCCATTGAAATTTTTTTCTTTATTATTATTGATAACTTCCGAAAGGTATTTGGTGTTGATCTCCAACTGAGCTGAAAGCATTGATAATGACATGTTTTTGTTCAGATACCGGTCAGACTGTTCAAATTTCTCAAGCTTTTGAAGGATTTCTTCCTCTTTTTCCTTAGAAATTTTATTGGGATTTCTTTCTGGATCAGAAATGTTTTTAGGTAAGATGGTGGCAGGAGGGACAGTTTGTTTTTGCTGATAATTCTGTTTTTCAAAGAAGTCAAATTGCTTTTTCAAATCTTTATTTTTGCTTTTAATAATTAAAAAATAGATGAATAAGGCAATGATGATTGCAGATAAAATCAACGTGAAAGTCCAGTAAGATTTTAAATAAGTCTGTTTTTCAAATTCAAGGGTTTTATTTTGATTGGTTTCCACCAGTTTTACAATGTATCGTATTCCTTCTTTTGTATTGGAATCCGTTTTGGTTTTTAAATCATTATAATATTTGTTGTATTGATGATATTTTACATCATCATGGAGGGCAAAATAAGTTCGGGACAATGACTCGTAAATCTTAATCTTTATATTGTTAAAAGGAAGATCTTCAATTAATAACAATCCTAGTTCCAGTTTTTGAATTGAAGTTTTATAATCCTGCTGTAGAAAATAGTATCGGGAAAGATTTTCATAAGCTAAACTGAGTAAAAATGGTTGATTTTGCTGTTTTTCAAGGTCAGAAATTACATTTTCTATCAGTTTTTTATATTCGGCCAGCTTATTTTGTTTCATTAAATAAGAGGAACGGAAAATATTGTTCTCTGCTGTAATGATTCTATTCTCTTGATTATCATTGTTGGTATATTGATCACTTTTGTCAAGATTTTTTAATGCATTGGAATAGTCTCTGTTAATTCCCAGATTCAAAGCTTGAAGCTGATAGAGCTTGGCGGTAGTGATTCTTAATTTGGGATCATTGCTTTTCAGAATCTTCTGCTCTGATAAAAGATGAGCAATTATTTTTTTCGATTGATTATACAATCCCAGGTTTTGATATTGGTCTGCAAGATTATAATCCCCAAAGATCTGCATAAAATAAGAGAGCTCCTGACTTTGACCTGGATTTTCTTTCTGAGAAAAACTATTGACTGACTGCATATAATCTCCCTTCATGGCAAAAGCCTGTGAAATAATGTTCTGAAGTACAATCTTATGCTCTATATCCTGATCACTTACCAAAAGTCCCTGAGTATAACTAATACAGTCATCAGGATTTTGATACAGTTTCTGAAATGCTTTATCAGCAATAATAGTAAAATCAGGACCAGACTGTCCATTGATAACAAGGAAGCATAATGTAAAGATCAGCAGAGAAATTCTTCTACTGTTTTTAACCATTTTTCTGAATAACCATTTATTTTTCATGTTCTTCTCAACAACTTGCCTGAAAAGCTGTTTACAAAATAGAATTATTTAAGTGTTTGATTATTAATTTTTTAAAGTTTTAATTCTTTCGAAATTCACGAATTGTGAAAGTCTATTTCTTTTGGTTGGGTAAATATAATGTTAATATTGTTTCTGTTGATTTTAAATATTAAATATAATAATATATGAAAAATTTTTACAAAGTGTCAATAAAAATGATTGTTGCTTGTTTCTTTTTGAATATTGGTGTGGCAAAAGCTCAACTTACGGTAATGGGACTCGGGAATTATAATGTAGGAGCAGTGTCTGATAAAGGGATAGTAAGTATGCATACCAGCGGCGGTGGTATATATATGTGGACATCCAATACTGGAATTGTACAGATAGGATCCATCTCAAACGGGTATCCGGCTGCGGGAAAAACTGTAGTTTCTAACGATGGAAATACAATTGCATCATCAATTACGAATGCATCAACAGGCTTTAATGAAATTTCAATTTATGATGTACTTACCTCAACATGGACAAACAAAGGCGGCCTTGTTCCTACCGGTTGGGACGGAAGTGTGAGCTCCACATGGGGAATGTCTCCCAATGGAAACACTATTGTAGGCCTAGGCTGGCTTACTGCAGCAAATGCCCATGCTGTAAAATGGGATCAGACAAACGGAGTGGTAGACCTGGGAAGTATGGTAAGCGGAAGAAGCTCAAGAGCGAATGCCATAAGTGCAGATGGTGCTGTGGTAGTAGGATGGCAGGACGAACCCACAGGAACCAGAAGTGGTGCAAAATGGATAGATGGGGTGGAAAGTTTCATTACAGATAGCAACGGAAATAATGTAGGAGAAGCAGGAGCAGTTTCTGCTGATGGAAATACAATAATTGGTTCAGCAAACCCGAACCCATATGTTTGGAAAGCAGCTACCGGAGTGACTTATATTACACATCCCAATGCTTCATTCTCTTTTAAAGGAGGGGCCACCGGTGTTTCCGGAGATGGAACAAAGGTTATTGGATTTTACAGGGCATTTGGAGCACCGCCGATGTCGGGAGAAGGTTTTATCTGGACAGAAACAGATGGCCGTGTTAACCTTAATGACTATGCAACAAGCTTAGGAATTAATACCAATGGAGTAACTATGGGACTTCCTTTGGCGATTTCTCAGGATGGGAAAAAAATAGCAGGAACGGGAATGAATGCTTCGAATCAAATGGTGGCATTTTATCTTGATCTTACAGAATATTTATCAGTGAGTGATGTTTCAAAAGATAAAAATACAATGGGGATTTATCCTAATCCGGTAGCTGATATTTTATATATAAAAGAAACAGTAAATATCGAAAAAGCAGAAATTTATAATATGGTAGGGCAAAAAGTAAAATCGTATACAGCTGTGGAACATCAGATTGATGTATCATCTTTGCCAAAAGGGAATTATATCGTACAGCTTTCAGAGAAAGGAGGCAAGCAGCAGAATTACAAATTCATTAAGAAATAAAATTCAGCAAATTTTAATAATAGTTATATCATTGAACGGCTGTTTTCAATAGCGAAAGCAGCTGTTTTTTTATGAATCATTGAAGAGGGATGTTGGAAATTTTATCAGAGTATGCACACGATAAAAGAGATAGTTTTTAAAGGGGATTACTATCGCTATTTTGTTGATATATATACTTTACTACTTTTCAACTCCTATCTTCTTTGTTTTCAGCTACAACATCCATTTTTTGTCTAATACATTTAAAAAGCTATCTTTGCAAAAATTTTGGTTTCCAGTATATTGGAATGAAAAGGGAATTGGGTGTAACTCCCAAACTGTCCCCGCAACTGTAGATCGCAATACCAATTTCTGTACTCAGCCACTGTATAAAAACGGGAAGGCACAGAAAGCGAAAGTCAGGAGACCTGCCAGAATAATAATCAAAAAACATATTGCTTTCGGTGGAAAAGTAGAAGGATATGGATATAAAAAGATCTCTGGTATTGTTTCTCTCATCTTATGGCTGCTTTCTTTTCGGACAGGAGAAAGCTGTAGATACTATTTATATATTTGACAGCCAGATGAATAAGGTGAAACAATTTCACCCTGTGAAAATTATTCATATTGAAGATGTAGAGAAAAACTCTGGCAATCTTTCAGAACTATTAAGGTTTCAATCTTCCATCTATATTAAGGAAAACGGACGTGGTGGAACAGCTTCACCATCATTTAGAGGAACTACCGCTCAACAGACTTCTTTTGTATGGAATGGAATTAGTATTAATTCTAATTTTCTGGGCCAGGGAGATGTAAACAATATTTCTCTTTTTGGATATGACCAAATCGGAATAAAAGCAGGTGGCGGAAGCGTTACTTATGGTTCCGGAGCTATTGGCGGAAGTATTCATTTGGATAATAGTCTTAGTTTTAATCAAGGTTTTCATGGAACCTTGTTTTCTGAAGCCGGATCTTTTAATACCCATAATAATTTTATTAAAGGTTCTTACAGTAATGATAAATTCAGCTTTAAAGCTTCCGGAAATTATTCTATCAGTGAGAATGCCTACGAGGTGAGTAAAGAACCCCGAAATTATATCAACCTTAACGGTGAGTATTACAATACAAATTTTAATATTTCAGCTGCTTACAAATTAGCTCCACACCATCAGATTTCATGGATTTCAGAGTTCTATAACGGGCAGCAGCATTTTCCAATTCTTTTTGAAACAGAAACAAAAACTAAATATCAGACTCAAAATGTAAGAAGTCTGGTTTCCTGGGATTGGAATAAAATCAGATTTAATAACTCTTTTAAAGCAGCTTATACAGAAGAAAATTTTCAATATTTTAATGATATAGACAGACCTAAATTAAGTAGTGGGACAGGAAAAAATTATATTCTAAAGAACGACTTCAATTATTTTCTTACCTCAAAGTGGAACTTCAATATTATTGGAGAATACCAGCTGAATAAAGGGGAAGGTTATGGATCCGGAATAGATCATATAAGCCGGAATATGGGTTCTGTGGCAGGATTAATAAGATATTTTCCTACCCCTGATTTGCGTCTTGAAGCCGGAATAAGACAGGATTTTGTGGGAGTGACTAAGTCGCCTCTTTTATTTTCTTTTTCAGGAAAATGGAATGCTTTAAGTTGGTATAATCTAGGTTTAAGCGTTTCGAGGAATTTCAGAGCTCCTTCTTTCAATGATTTGTATTGGAGACCTGGAGGAAATAAAGATCTAAAACCGGAAACTTCTTATCAGTTTGAATTGAGAAATCAGTTTAAAGCCGGAGATTTTAAAGCCTCACTGCTTCCTTATTATATGGATATCAGAGATATGATACGCTGGATTCCTAATTCATTAGGAATTTATACTCCTGTAAATACAGCTCATGTGAGGTCTTATGGAGTAGAAGCTCAGGCGGAGTTTACTAAAAAATTTGGAAATCACCTTTTACACACTGGTTTAGGATATGCGTACACCAATTCTCAGGATCTGGAACAGAAAAAACAACTGATGTATGTACCGTTCCATAAGTTTACCGGAAATATTGATTATCAGTACGAATTCATAAAGATATATGTTCAGGGATTGTTTACCGGACTTACTTACACAGATTCCAACGAAAAGAAAAGTGAGGCGCTGAAAGAATATTTTATAATGAACGCCGGAGTAAGTGCAACATTATTGAAAAATTATACTTTGGGTTTTAAAATCAATAATATTTTCAATCAGACTTATTATACCATGTTTGCTTATCCGCTGCCTGGAAGAAATTACAGTGTTAATTTAAATATCAACTTTTAAAAAAAATTTAATATATATGAATATCAAAAGAATTTTACCTCTTGCGTTTGCTTCAATGTTACTTTTTAATGTTTCATGTAGCAGTGATAATGATGTTGAAACAATAGAAACGAAAGTGAACTATACAAACGGAATACTTGTTTCTAATGAAGGAGGTTTTACAAAACCTACTTCTGACGTTACTTTTATTAGTAACAATCTGGGAACAGTTTATAATAATATTTATGCTAACAATAATAAAGGTGAAGCTTTTGGAAAAGTGCTTCAAACTATAGGCTTTAGTGGAGATAAAGCATATCTTGTTGCGAATATTCCTAACAAAATTGATATTGTCAACAGAACGACCTTTAAATTACAAACTACAGTAACGGAGAATCTTGATAATCCAAGATATATTGCATTTTCTGGAAGTAAATATTTTGTAACGAATAATAACTTTTCCGGTAAAAAGAAATTAAATGCTTATAATATTTCAGATAATACTTATGTTGGAAGCATAGAATTTCCTCGTTTAGCTGAGAAAGTGGTAGAAGCTGAAGGTAATATTATTGTACAGACCGATGGGGTAGGCTATGATGCTAGTTTTACTCAAGAACTTCCAACTGGGTATACGATCACTGTTGTAAACCCTTCTACAATGGTTAATCCTACCACAATTACATTACCTGCAAAAGGAATTATCAAAGATCTTATTGCTTATGAGGGAATTGCTTACGTATTAGTTGCTGATAAAGTAGATTCATACATTTATGAAATTAATTCCAAAACAGGAAGCTACACTACCACTACGCTTACCAGCATTCCTAATGTACAGAAATTGAGAGCTTATAATAATGAATTCTATTTTATTACCGATACCAAAAAATATATGAGAAGCCTATTGCTACAGGAGCTCCAATAATGCCTCTTGCAACAGCTACCGGGAATGTGTATGGGTTTGATGTTATTGATGGAAAGATATTTGCTGCGGAAGCAAACTTTACTACAGATGGTAAAGTGAATGTTTACGATGCATTAAGTGGTACTCTATTAAAAACCTTTACAGCGGGTGTTGGAACAAACGGGTTCTATAAAAACTAAAAATTGCGCTTCGGCGTATATAATATAATTTTTTATTTTTTCATCATTTGTGTTTTTTCCGGGCGGGTTCTTAGAACCCGCCCGGCTTTGATATATACCTCTTT of the Chryseobacterium capnotolerans genome contains:
- a CDS encoding helix-turn-helix domain-containing protein → MKNKWLFRKMVKNSRRISLLIFTLCFLVINGQSGPDFTIIADKAFQKLYQNPDDCISYTQGLLVSDQDIEHKIVLQNIISQAFAMKGDYMQSVNSFSQKENPGQSQELSYFMQIFGDYNLADQYQNLGLYNQSKKIIAHLLSEQKILKSNDPKLRITTAKLYQLQALNLGINRDYSNALKNLDKSDQYTNNDNQENRIITAENNIFRSSYLMKQNKLAEYKKLIENVISDLEKQQNQPFLLSLAYENLSRYYFLQQDYKTSIQKLELGLLLIEDLPFNNIKIKIYESLSRTYFALHDDVKYHQYNKYYNDLKTKTDSNTKEGIRYIVKLVETNQNKTLEFEKQTYLKSYWTFTLILSAIIIALFIYFLIIKSKNKDLKKQFDFFEKQNYQQKQTVPPATILPKNISDPERNPNKISKEKEEEILQKLEKFEQSDRYLNKNMSLSMLSAQLEINTKYLSEVINNNKEKNFNGYINKLRINHIAQLLRTNPTFLNYKVSYLAEYSGFSSHSAFTTVFKSITGMSPNAYIQEISKSKVS
- a CDS encoding T9SS type A sorting domain-containing protein: MKNFYKVSIKMIVACFFLNIGVAKAQLTVMGLGNYNVGAVSDKGIVSMHTSGGGIYMWTSNTGIVQIGSISNGYPAAGKTVVSNDGNTIASSITNASTGFNEISIYDVLTSTWTNKGGLVPTGWDGSVSSTWGMSPNGNTIVGLGWLTAANAHAVKWDQTNGVVDLGSMVSGRSSRANAISADGAVVVGWQDEPTGTRSGAKWIDGVESFITDSNGNNVGEAGAVSADGNTIIGSANPNPYVWKAATGVTYITHPNASFSFKGGATGVSGDGTKVIGFYRAFGAPPMSGEGFIWTETDGRVNLNDYATSLGINTNGVTMGLPLAISQDGKKIAGTGMNASNQMVAFYLDLTEYLSVSDVSKDKNTMGIYPNPVADILYIKETVNIEKAEIYNMVGQKVKSYTAVEHQIDVSSLPKGNYIVQLSEKGGKQQNYKFIKK
- a CDS encoding TonB-dependent receptor plug domain-containing protein, whose protein sequence is MDIKRSLVLFLSSYGCFLFGQEKAVDTIYIFDSQMNKVKQFHPVKIIHIEDVEKNSGNLSELLRFQSSIYIKENGRGGTASPSFRGTTAQQTSFVWNGISINSNFLGQGDVNNISLFGYDQIGIKAGGGSVTYGSGAIGGSIHLDNSLSFNQGFHGTLFSEAGSFNTHNNFIKGSYSNDKFSFKASGNYSISENAYEVSKEPRNYINLNGEYYNTNFNISAAYKLAPHHQISWISEFYNGQQHFPILFETETKTKYQTQNVRSLVSWDWNKIRFNNSFKAAYTEENFQYFNDIDRPKLSSGTGKNYILKNDFNYFLTSKWNFNIIGEYQLNKGEGYGSGIDHISRNMGSVAGLIRYFPTPDLRLEAGIRQDFVGVTKSPLLFSFSGKWNALSWYNLGLSVSRNFRAPSFNDLYWRPGGNKDLKPETSYQFELRNQFKAGDFKASLLPYYMDIRDMIRWIPNSLGIYTPVNTAHVRSYGVEAQAEFTKKFGNHLLHTGLGYAYTNSQDLEQKKQLMYVPFHKFTGNIDYQYEFIKIYVQGLFTGLTYTDSNEKKSEALKEYFIMNAGVSATLLKNYTLGFKINNIFNQTYYTMFAYPLPGRNYSVNLNINF
- a CDS encoding DUF5074 domain-containing protein, whose translation is MNIKRILPLAFASMLLFNVSCSSDNDVETIETKVNYTNGILVSNEGGFTKPTSDVTFISNNLGTVYNNIYANNNKGEAFGKVLQTIGFSGDKAYLVANIPNKIDIVNRTTFKLQTTVTENLDNPRYIAFSGSKYFVTNNNFSGKKKLNAYNISDNTYVGSIEFPRLAEKVVEAEGNIIVQTDGVGYDASFTQELPTGYTITVVNPSTMVNPTTITLPAKGIIKDLIAYEGIAYVLVADKVDSYIYEINSKTGSYTTTTLTSIPNVQKLRAYNNEFYFITDTKKYMRSLLLQELQ